In a single window of the Chionomys nivalis chromosome 11, mChiNiv1.1, whole genome shotgun sequence genome:
- the Ifne gene encoding interferon epsilon, translating into MIHLQLPEMVLPLLLASSSLSSLEPKLLLFQSRMNGDSLQLLKPLPISSVLKCLAHRKNFQLPQQAVSRHQGQKGHALAVLHEILQQIFNLYWTHVSPGAWEENHIERVLAALHQQLKHVESLTGLQAEQKSSSLSVQNLRLQIKAYFRRIRDYLENQRSNSCAGVIVQIEANRCMFFVLRLTGWLSKQEPDP; encoded by the coding sequence ATGATTCACCTACAGCTCCCTGAAATGGTGCTGCCGCTGCTCttggcttcttcctctctctcttccctagaACCGAAACTGCTTCTCTTCCAATCAAGAATGAACGGGGACAGTTTACAGCTACTGAAACCTTTGCCCATCTCATCAGTTCTGAAGTGTCTAGCACACAGGAAGAATTTCCAGCTTCCTCAGCAGGCTGTGAGCCGTCACCAGGGCCAAAAGGGACATGCACTGGCTGTTCTGCATGAGATCCTTCAGCAGATCTTCAACCTCTACTGGACACATGTTTCTCCAGGTGCTTGGGAGGAAAACCATATAGAAAGAGTCCTAGCGGCGCTTCACCAACAGCTGAAACACGTGGAGTCGCTAACTGGACTACAAGCAGAGCAGAAGAGCAGTAGCTTGAGTGTGCAGAACCTTAGGTTACAGATTAAAGCGTACTTCCGGAGGATCCGCGACTACCTGGAAAACCAGAGGTCCAACAGCTGTGCCGGGGTCATTGTCCAGATAGAAGCCAACCGCTGTATGTTCTTTGTGCTCAGGCTCACAGGATGGCTGAGCAAACAAGAACCAGACCCTTGA